A stretch of the Pelmatolapia mariae isolate MD_Pm_ZW linkage group LG23, Pm_UMD_F_2, whole genome shotgun sequence genome encodes the following:
- the LOC134621283 gene encoding uncharacterized protein LOC134621283, producing the protein MHALQGFLLFQTLTLLRNNALGSRIIKGRKAEKKQLMYMASVQDNNGHICGGFLVSEYFVMTAAHCAPQNPTSVVLGTHNLKKVDDTMRYGVKMCKHSFKDVLSGNDIMLLKLSRKARLEGNKIIKPIKLPHPKINLKENKTCSVAGWGAIESNGESVDELQVVDVPIINKDRCQSVWQNILPAKVICAGGYFKNKGICQGDSGGPLVCDNLAVGVVSFNNNKICDYPNVPNVYTDISKFLSWIKPILKKKKLNTKKNRSIRDHNKELTVQVATGEDRAILEADQEASNEGRVDLGLEADNDDKNHWRPMLAAKIAPLRRSTETLERSSLFLSAAGMPHCHCIGEQALDAGSVEGHQQQETVHRLANIMHSLQKLLLFHLLACLGKNCHGSEIIHGEKAAKNSMLYMVSVQNKHGHICGGFLITDDFVVTAAHCDKNLTHVVLGSHNLNDHHEKIEIKKSIKFENYSDIQYGDDIMLLKLSGKVQLDRTARIIQLPHAEIKLQENEVCQVAGWGFTENYTLPNELRVVNVPVIKYQICKEKWPKLPDNVICAGGYGTNKGFCQGDSGGPLVCNGFAVGVVSFNKNFNCKYPDVPNVYTDISKYRQWIDKILRGVI; encoded by the exons ATGCACGCTCTGCAAGGGTTTCTGCTCTTTCAAACGTTGACGCTTCTTAGAAATAATG CACTGGGGAGTCGAATCATAAAAGGTAGAAAGGCTGAGAAAAAGCAGCTGATGTATATGGCATCAGTGCAAGACAACAATGGACATATATGTGGAGGTTTCCTTGTCAGTGAATACTTTGTAATGACTGCGGCACACTGTGCTCCTCA GAATCCTACAAGTGTTGTTCTGGGCACTCACAATCTCAAGAAGGTTGATGACACAATGAGATATGGTGTGAAGATGTGCAAACATTCTTTTAAGGATGTTCTATCTGGAAATGATATCATGCTTCTCAAA CTGTCCAGGAAAGCTCGCCTGGAAGGAAACAAAATTATTAAGCCAATTAAACTTCCACATCCAAAAATTAAtctaaaggaaaacaaaacctgCAGTGTAGCTGGATGGGGGGCCATAGAAAGTAACGGTGAAAGTGTTGACGAGCTGCAAGTGGTGGATGTCCCCATCATTAACAAGGACAGGTGTCAGAGTGTTTGGCAGAATATCCTTCCAGCTAAAGTTATTTGTGCAGGTGGatactttaaaaacaaaggaaTCTGTcag GGTGACTCTGGTGGCCCTCTGGTGTGTGACAATTTGGCAGTTGGTGTCGTTTcctttaacaacaacaaaatctgTGACTATCCAAATGTCCCCAATGTTTATACAGACATATCAAAATTCCTTTCTTGGATCAAACCCATtcttaagaaaaagaaat tgaacacaaagaaaaacaggagcATTAGAGACCACAACAAAGAACTAACAGTTCAGGTGGCCACTGGCGAAGACAGAGCCATTTTGGAAGCTGACCAGGAGGCCAGCAATGAAGGCAGAGTGGATCTGGGTCTGGAGGCTGACAATGATGACAAAAACCACTGGAGGCCGATGTTGGCCGCAAAGATTGCACCCCTCAGGAGGTCAACGGAGACCCTTGAACGAAGCAG tctcttcctgtctgcagctggcATGCCACACTGTCACTGCATAGGTGAGCAGGCTCTCGATGCTGGATCTGTAGAAGGTCACCAGCAGCAGG AAACAGTTCACCGTTTGGCTAACATCATGCACAGTCTGCAAAAACTTCTACTGTTCCATCTTCTTGCATGCCTCGGTAAGAACT GCCATGGAAGTGAGATTATACATGGGGAAAAGGCAGCAAAGAACTCAATGCTTTATATGGTCTCAGTGCAGAACAAACATGGTCATATATGCGGAGGATTTCTCATCACTGATGACTTTGTGGTCACTGCTGCACACTGTGACAA GAACCTTACACATGTTGTTCTTGGAAGCCACAATCTCAACGACCATCATGAAAAAATAGAGATTAAAAAATCCATCAAGTTTGAAAATTATAGCGATATTCAATATGGTGATGACATCATGCTCCTTAAA TTATCTGGGAAAGTTCAACTAGACCGCACAGCAAGGATAATTCAGCTTCCACATGCTGAAATAAAACTACAAGAAAATGAAGTGTGCCAGGTGGCTGGATGGGGTTTCACTGAAAATTACACTCTACCTAATGAGCTGAGAGTGGTGAACGTTCCTGTCATTAAATATCAAATCTGTAAGGAAAAATGGCCTAAACTTCCTGACAACGTTATCTGTGCAGGTGGCTATGGAACAAATAAAGGATTCTGTCAG GGAGATTCCGGTGGTCCTCTGGTCTGCAACGGGTTCGCAGTTGGTGTTGTTtctttcaacaaaaatttcaaCTGCAAATACCCAGATGTACCCAATGTCTATACGGACATCTCAAAATACCGTCAGTGGATCGACAAGATTCTCAGAGGTGTAATTTAA